AAGTTTCGCCCAATCTTTAGGTGAGCGATAGGGAATGTCTTCGGGTAATTTATATTGATTTAGGGCTTCATTTGAAAGAAGCCAGTTCATATTCCAAGTTACAATTTTCACTGGGCCCGCTAAAGCGGGATCAGTGAAAATGTAATTTAGAAAGATAAAAAAAGCGATAGTAGCAAAAAGCTTCAATTTCTTCGTTTTTTTAAGAGAGCCAACTCCTCAGATGCTAGAAGAGGTGGGGTATCACTATCTTGGACGACAGAAACCGTACCTGTTCCAATATTGTAGTACCATCCCTTGATATTGATGTTTCTTTTCTTTTTGGCTTCTTGAATGAACGAATAGGTTTTTAGATGGGAAATCTGCAATCGAACATTTGCTTCTGTTAGGTTACAGCAAACATGCTCAGATTTTTCAAAAGAAGTTTTTTTAACTTTTTCTAAAGCCGCTTCTGCGTATTTTAACCAGTCTGCAAGATCGCTCGCTGGCCATTTCCCTGTTTCATCAAATTGCTCTAGTGCCTTCATTGCGCCACAGTTAGAATGCCCACAAATAATGATATTTTTGACCTTCATAACTTCCACGGCGTAATGAAGAGCGGCAGTGATATTGGGATCTTTTACATCGACTTGTGGAACGATATTTCCGACATTTCGAATAATAAACAATTCCCCGGGAGAGGATTGTGTAATTAAATTTGGATCAACGCGACTATCACCACAAGTAATGAACAAAGTATGCGGGCTTTGCGCATTTGCAAGTTTACGAAATAAATCTTCTTCATGGGGATAGACTTCTTTTCCGAATTTTTCGACACCTTTTAAAAGGCGAACCAAAGAAGCGTCTGATTTTTTCGTCATCTATTTTTCTTTCATCTTGAGGCGATAGCCCATCTCCAAATTTACTTTAAGCGGAGTAAGCTCTCTTTTAACATATTTTTGATCTCTTTTTCTGCGGTAATTTTTCCTCCAGCCTGTGCCGCATTTGGTCTTCCTCCACCTCCTTTTCCTCCCATAAGGAGAGAAGCTTTTTTTACAAGATCAACAGCGTTGAGATGTTTCTGTAATTCATCACCAAGAGCGATGGCAATACTTGATTTTTCACCATCAAAAGCAAGGAGAGCTGCAAGAAGCGTTGGTTTTCCGTCAACAGCGTTAGTCGCCATTGTTTTGAGTTCTTTAGGATTAACCTCTCCAAGATTAGAAAGGATAAATTCGTATGAATTTATCTTCTCAGCTGGTTTATCCATTTCTAGCTGAGCTAATTTAGCTTGAAGTTGACTTATTTGCGTTGAGAGTGATTTACGTTCTCCCAGAAGAGATGAAATTTTTTCTGGAGCATCTTGTGGCGTTACTTTTAAAAGAGACGCAATTTCTTTTAAAAGAGAGGCTTCGGATTGCGTGTAACGTTCTGCGGCTTTTCCACAAACAGCTTCCAGTCGACGAACACCTTCACCGACGGCCGTTTCAGAAATAATTCTAAAGCTTCCAATGTCTCCTGTGCGCTCGACATGTGTTCCGCCACAAAGCTCTCTTGAAAAAGCATTATCTTTGCTATCAACATTCATGGAAACGACACGAACATTATTTCCATATTTTTCACCAAATAGTGCCATTGCACCTTTTTTTGAGGCTTCTTCTGGAGACATTTCGAGCGTTATGACTGGAGAGTTCGAACGGATCTGCTCATTAACTTCTATTTCAACACGCTTGATTTCATCGTTCGTTAATGGCTGGGAATGGCTAATATCAAATCTTAAAGTCTCAGGTGAATTTCTGCTTCCTTTTTGAGAGACATGTTCTCCTAAAATTTTACGTAGAGCCGCATGTAAGAGGTGGGTTGCAGAGTGGTGCGCACGAATAGCATTTCGGCGATTGACCTCAATGCTTGCAGAAATTTTAGAGCCTGGTTTGAGCGTACCCTCTTGAATTTTTGCATGATGCAAGAAGAGGCCATTTGCCTGCTTTTTTGTATCAAAAACTTCAATTTTAAGAGGTGAGGAATTTCCAGCAACACCTTCTAGAAAACCGTGGTCTCCGTCTTGTCCGCCACTTTCACCGTAAAACGGGGTCTTGTCTAATAAAATTGTAACCTCGCCAGTGGATACGCTGGCTTCTGCCAGTTCATTTTCATCTTTAAAAATGGCGTTGACGGTGACTTCAGCTTTTGAGCTATCGTAGCCTAAGAATTCTGTTTCACCATATTTCTCAAAGGCTTTTTGCCAATGCGTAGATTTTCCAGTATCTCCAGATCCAGACCAGTTTTTTCGGCCTAGCTCTTTTTGATGCTCCATGGCTTGCTCAAAGCCTTCAAAATCAAGAGAAATATTTCGTTCTCTTAGAATGTCTTGTGTCAGATCAATTGGAAAGCCATATGTGTCATACAGACGAAAGGCCGTTTCGCCAGAAAGTTTTCCTTGTGTAGAAACAGAAGAAAGCTCCTCTTCAAGAAGTCCCATGCCACGGTGAAGGAGGGAGAGGAATTTTTCCTCTTCTCTTTTCATGGTTTTTATGATGAGAGAGCGATGTTGTTCAAGTTCCGGATAGGCTTCACCCATTTCTTGAATGAGCGCTGGGAGGAGTTTATAAAAAACAGGTTCTTTTGCGCCCATTTTATGTAAGTGGCGCATGGCACGGCGCATTATACGCCGCAGAACGTAACCGCGACCTTCGCGTTCTGGAAGAACGCCATCTGCAATAAGGAAAGACGTTGATCTTAAGTGGTCAACAACAACACGGTGACTGGTTTTAAAAATACCGTCAGGTTCTTGGCCGAGCAGATCCGCAGACACTTCTATTAGAGGCCGAAAAATATCCGTATCGTAGTTATCATGTTTATTTTGCAGAATAGTTGCAAAACGTTCTAGTCCAAGACCCGTATCGATAGAAGGCTTTGGTAAATGGATTTGTTCTTTCCCAGGCTCTTCATAATACTGCATAAAAACGAGATTCCAGATCTCAGTGAATCGGTCTCCATCCTCTTCGGGGCTTCCTGGAGGTCCTCCAGCAACGCTTGGTCCATGATCATAAAAAATTTCGGAAGAAGGTCCACAAGGACCCGTATCCCCCATTCTCCAGAAATTATCTGAAGTTGGGATGCGGATGATTTTTTCTTCAGGCAGGCCTGCAATTTTTTTCCAAAGTGTCGCAGCCTCTTCATCCTCAGAATAGACTGTCACAAGAAGCTTTTCTTTGGGGATTTGAAAATGTTTTGTTAACAGCGTCCAAGCTTGCAGAATAGCTCTTTCTTTAAAGTAATCCCCGAAGCTAAAATTTCCAAGCATTTCAAAGAAGGTATGGTGTCTGGAAGTGTAACCGACATTATCAAGATCATTGTGTTTTCCGCCTGCTCGGACAACTTTCTGAGAAGATGTTGCTCTTGGAAAAAGAGGCTTTTGTGTTCCAGCAAAAATATCTTTGAAAGGCACCATTCCTGCATTTGTGAACAGAAGAGTTGGATCGTTCTGTGGTACGAGGGAGGCCGAAGGT
The genomic region above belongs to Acetobacteraceae bacterium and contains:
- a CDS encoding carbonic anhydrase; protein product: MTKKSDASLVRLLKGVEKFGKEVYPHEEDLFRKLANAQSPHTLFITCGDSRVDPNLITQSSPGELFIIRNVGNIVPQVDVKDPNITAALHYAVEVMKVKNIIICGHSNCGAMKALEQFDETGKWPASDLADWLKYAEAALEKVKKTSFEKSEHVCCNLTEANVRLQISHLKTYSFIQEAKKKRNINIKGWYYNIGTGTVSVVQDSDTPPLLASEELALLKKRRN
- the alaS gene encoding alanine--tRNA ligase, which produces MTFSANNIRSTFLNFFDENGHKILPSASLVPQNDPTLLFTNAGMVPFKDIFAGTQKPLFPRATSSQKVVRAGGKHNDLDNVGYTSRHHTFFEMLGNFSFGDYFKERAILQAWTLLTKHFQIPKEKLLVTVYSEDEEAATLWKKIAGLPEEKIIRIPTSDNFWRMGDTGPCGPSSEIFYDHGPSVAGGPPGSPEEDGDRFTEIWNLVFMQYYEEPGKEQIHLPKPSIDTGLGLERFATILQNKHDNYDTDIFRPLIEVSADLLGQEPDGIFKTSHRVVVDHLRSTSFLIADGVLPEREGRGYVLRRIMRRAMRHLHKMGAKEPVFYKLLPALIQEMGEAYPELEQHRSLIIKTMKREEEKFLSLLHRGMGLLEEELSSVSTQGKLSGETAFRLYDTYGFPIDLTQDILRERNISLDFEGFEQAMEHQKELGRKNWSGSGDTGKSTHWQKAFEKYGETEFLGYDSSKAEVTVNAIFKDENELAEASVSTGEVTILLDKTPFYGESGGQDGDHGFLEGVAGNSSPLKIEVFDTKKQANGLFLHHAKIQEGTLKPGSKISASIEVNRRNAIRAHHSATHLLHAALRKILGEHVSQKGSRNSPETLRFDISHSQPLTNDEIKRVEIEVNEQIRSNSPVITLEMSPEEASKKGAMALFGEKYGNNVRVVSMNVDSKDNAFSRELCGGTHVERTGDIGSFRIISETAVGEGVRRLEAVCGKAAERYTQSEASLLKEIASLLKVTPQDAPEKISSLLGERKSLSTQISQLQAKLAQLEMDKPAEKINSYEFILSNLGEVNPKELKTMATNAVDGKPTLLAALLAFDGEKSSIAIALGDELQKHLNAVDLVKKASLLMGGKGGGGRPNAAQAGGKITAEKEIKNMLKESLLRLK